CAAAACTAACCCAAATGTCTTTTTGTATTTCACCTGAAAATACTTCATCTCTCATTGCAATTTAGGGCTTATATGATTTGAGTATAGGTTGGATTTTGTAATGCAGTCAaaaagttatgctttaattccAGCAAATTTAAAGGCTCGTTTGGACACATAGAATATCTTTAAatatctatgaatagtagtgaagtggtttgtgaatagtggtgaaattgtttgagttaagatgttttattgggtttcaagaaataagagagaaaaagttaaaaaaaatatattataaagttaaaatattgtttgaatattatttttttttagaaattcaaaaaaggtttattgttttttgtgttttatttggaagtttttttataagtaaaaattgaagatttgaaattgaaaagtgttttgtgttcAAGTGTTTTGTGCTCAAGgcactttttataatttcaccAAACTTactgttttttcttcaaaagaaCTTTTACTCATGATTCAAGCTCTCAAACTCAAAACCAAACAAGTACTAAAAAGGGAACCATAAAAAGTGGTCGAAAGTAATGACCACTAGGAGCTGCAAAAAGAAGTCCAGAGGCAAACCTGTGGTCCCCATAGCTATACCAAGAGCCCTTCTTCACCACAATATCCATCATCTCAGCACAATCCAAAATGCAACCCTGCAAGAGAAATCAATGTCAAGAGTGTAATTTCAACTCTCGGGGGGCAACAAAGTTCAATGTTGTGTTACCGACCAATTTGCCCACTCCCTCTCCGAAGATGATTTCAAATTCGGCTTGCTTGTATGGCCTTGACACCTACACCAATTAGTGAAATGAGAATCTTTTTAAACATGAGTAGATATCAATCAAAAGCACCCAACTATGatatatcaaacaaattaaaaaaatatagatacgAGCTTGttcaataaaatatgtaaatgtcAGCAAAGCTTGTGAAGTAGCCACAGAAACAGAATAACTGCAGGCACCTTCAAGTACATGGCCAAGTATCAAGGAAAGTATTAGTCAACTTAAAAAGGTGCAATCCGTTTAGATAAGATCTTTgtaggattttttttataagcaatatttttaaagaatgaTTAAACTTTCAAGAGAGCAATAGCTTTGCTTAGCAGGCCCTGGCTTCAGAAAGACATTTAAAGCAATCTAGCcaaaatatgatataaatattGGCCACCAAAACTGTCATCCAATTCTTCCATATTATAGGTCTTTTCAATATAGCAGTGTAAATTTAAGTACAAAGAACTTCAAGAAATAGAATATGGttgataaaaagtaaaaaattattcatcATCTTATGTAACGGCAGCAATCCATATAACttataaaagaacaaaaaaggagcaACAATCCATTATTATAATTCaagtgatctctctctctctctctctctctcaacaagaCAAGTGAACCTCagaaacattattattattattattattattattattattattattattattattattattttatcggTAACCTCAGAAACATTATAcagtattttcttcttcttttttcattctAGCTGGATACAAAATCCTCATACAATTTTGAGTCCGATCTACTTTACCTTGCTCTTTTGCACTCTTACACGAACCCGAAGCCCAATTTCTTCATCTCCTTTAACCTAAAGCAGAAAAAACGGATGCATGTTGAATGCTCCCTAAAGATGAAGTTTGAAGAAATGATCTCATCACATAGCAATCATTAAGGAGTCGTTGCTTACAGACTTTATCTTCCCAGTAGGACGTATCTCAAGCCGAAGAGAGGCAAAGAACTTTAATGCTATTCCTCCACTTGTCACTTCTGGGTTCCCATAGTAAACACCAATCTTACAAATCCCAAAAGAACAATTTATTATTCTCTGGAAGGAGAAATAATTTGActtcaacaaaaaaatattgtagcAGAAAACTAAAGGTCCAATGTAAATTAATACATGAGCAATAGCTGAGACACAATTCAGTCAATTGGAGTTAGGCCTGCTAatgaaataacaaaataatctaCCATATATAGAGGCTAAAAAGGAAAACTTTTAAATTATAACTAAACAATAGAAGTACCTTATGTCTTAtttgattcaaaaaaataagAGTACAACCAGCTTTCGAGGCATTTCCTGACATCTTACGCAAAGCTTGGCTCATAAGACGTGCTTGCAAACCCATTTGCTGCATCCCAATCTCCCCCTATTTGATGAAGAATACAAGTCAGACATGGCCAACCTTGTCAGATAAAAGCCTAAAAGAACAGAAAGAGATGATAGCCTACTTCAATCTCTGCCCGTGGAGTGAGAGCCGAGACAGAATCAACACAGATAAGATCTATGGCACCAGATCTGCACATACGATCTGCAACTGAGATGAGAAACTCGAGAAGTCAAGCATCTATATCAGGCACAAGTGTAATGAATTCTATTAACATTACtggttcaatatttttttttttataagtaacattATTGGTTCCATATTGAAGAGTGCCAGAATGATCGGATCGATTATCAAACCACATAGACACAGAATATATTACTCTCAAGTGCCATCTCGCCATGATCAGGTTGACAGACAATCAAATTCTCTACATCCACTCCCAAAGCTTTAGAATATGCTGGATCAAAAGCATGCTCCGCATCAACAAGCATTGCATTTCCTCCCAGGTTCTGCATATTTTGGAAATGAAAAGCTATGTACTGGACTCATCTCATTATCACAAACAATATTTAATATGAAGTGCCTCATATgccaaatgaaataaaaattcagaAGTGAAGTTCAGAAAGAAACAATACCTGCACTTCTGCAATTGCATGGAGTGCCAAAGTGGTTTTTCCACTACTTTCAGGACCATATATCTGGAAAGAAATATGGCAGATTATCCAAGTTATCCAATCTCTTAAGGACCCACCACAAATCATGATAGGAGTAGAGCAAATTAAGTAGCACActcaattttgttttgttttgtttccttCTCTTTTGCATATCCCAACCAGATTCAGCTGCTCATATAACTTTCGTATGGTCTGTAGAATATTGTATTGTACAAGATTCTG
This Carya illinoinensis cultivar Pawnee chromosome 11, C.illinoinensisPawnee_v1, whole genome shotgun sequence DNA region includes the following protein-coding sequences:
- the LOC122281363 gene encoding DNA repair protein recA homolog 1, chloroplastic isoform X2, whose amino-acid sequence is MDSLFFQYLNANALPLKACRWPSSTLLLFYPFPQSSFKSWSTRILTPASKLKQLRIRSEFDGKANGALSADFDPRFIDRQKALEAAMNDINNSFGKGSVTRLGSAGGALVETFPSGCLTLDFALGGGLPKGRIVEIYGPESSGKTTLALHAIAEVQNLGGNAMLVDAEHAFDPAYSKALGVDVENLIVCQPDHGEMALEIADRMCRSGAIDLICVDSVSALTPRAEIEGEIGMQQMGLQARLMSQALRKMSGNASKAGCTLIFLNQIRHKIGVYYGNPEVTSGGIALKFFASLRLEIRPTGKIKSVKGDEEIGLRVRVRVQKSKVSRPYKQAEFEIIFGEGVGKLGCILDCAEMMDIVVKKGSWYSYGDHRLFGQNWLMERDN
- the LOC122281363 gene encoding DNA repair protein recA homolog 1, chloroplastic isoform X1, which gives rise to MDSLFFQYLNANALPLKACRWPSSTLLLFYPFPQSSFKSWSTRILTPASKLKQLRIRSEFDGKANGALSADFDPRFIDRQKALEAAMNDINNSFGKGSVTRLGSAGGALVETFPSGCLTLDFALGGGLPKGRIVEIYGPESSGKTTLALHAIAEVQNLGGNAMLVDAEHAFDPAYSKALGVDVENLIVCQPDHGEMALEIADRMCRSGAIDLICVDSVSALTPRAEIEGEIGMQQMGLQARLMSQALRKMSGNASKAGCTLIFLNQIRHKIGVYYGNPEVTSGGIALKFFASLRLEIRPTGKIKSVKGDEEIGLRVRVRVQKSKVSRPYKQAEFEIIFGEGVGKLGCILDCAEMMDIVVKKGSWYSYGDHRLGQGRDRALQYLKDNPILHDEIEKIVRSKLADGTGQLSSPPLRNSSLLNQHEDVYEEIQ